Proteins encoded in a region of the Methylobacterium radiotolerans JCM 2831 genome:
- a CDS encoding metallophosphoesterase gives MTIFFTGDTHFGDPRALRFDHRPYPDLEAHDAGLIAAWNATVSPDDTVWHLGDFALGPSGDRIRAILAGLNGEKHLIVGNNDGPDTLTAPGWASVRHYAELAVEGRMVVLCHYAFRTWNGMSRGALNLHGHSHGKLKPMPKQYDVGVDPMGAAPVQLSVILTSRLRRKA, from the coding sequence GTGACCATCTTCTTCACGGGCGACACCCATTTCGGCGACCCGCGGGCGCTGCGCTTCGATCACCGGCCCTATCCGGATCTCGAGGCCCACGATGCCGGGCTGATCGCGGCCTGGAACGCGACGGTCTCGCCCGACGACACGGTCTGGCACCTCGGCGATTTCGCCCTCGGACCGAGCGGCGACCGGATCCGCGCGATCCTCGCCGGACTGAACGGCGAGAAGCACCTGATTGTCGGCAACAACGACGGGCCGGACACGCTGACGGCGCCCGGCTGGGCGTCGGTGCGGCACTACGCGGAACTCGCCGTCGAGGGTCGGATGGTGGTGCTCTGCCACTACGCGTTCCGCACCTGGAACGGCATGAGCCGGGGGGCTCTCAACCTCCACGGCCACAGCCACGGCAAGCTCAAGCCGATGCCGAAGCAGTACGATGTCGGCGTCGATCCGATGGGTGCGGCCCCCGTGCAACTCTCGGTAATCCTGACCTCCCGCCTGCGCCGGAAGGCGTGA
- the flaF gene encoding flagellar biosynthesis regulator FlaF, producing MNYAANAYAKTSHSALSPREAESAVLLKAAQKLIGASQGLASGDAGRINEALTFNQRVWTLLTSEATSDVNPLPADVKQGVGRLGVFVLQSCIDTMIAPTPEKIATLVSINNHIAAGLQGNPG from the coding sequence ATGAACTACGCCGCCAACGCCTACGCCAAGACTTCCCACAGCGCGCTGTCGCCCCGCGAGGCCGAATCCGCCGTGCTGTTGAAGGCCGCACAGAAGCTCATCGGCGCCAGTCAGGGGCTCGCCAGCGGCGATGCCGGACGCATCAACGAGGCCCTGACGTTCAACCAGCGGGTCTGGACGCTGCTGACCTCCGAGGCGACGTCCGACGTGAACCCGCTCCCCGCCGACGTGAAGCAGGGCGTCGGCCGCCTGGGCGTGTTCGTGCTCCAGAGCTGCATCGACACCATGATCGCGCCGACGCCCGAGAAGATCGCCACGCTGGTGTCGATCAACAATCACATCGCCGCCGGTCTTCAGGGCAATCCCGGCTGA
- a CDS encoding flagellar biosynthesis repressor FlbT: MPLRLELKPFERLIINGALLRNGDRRSTFLIETQCKFLRESEIITESEADTACKRLHLTLTVIYLADDPTQSIDLFFRQATDLLGLAPAAAGQIAAIAQAVEAGEYYRSLKLSRKLVEWEAAGSASQAVVPDQAAAP, translated from the coding sequence ATGCCCCTGCGTCTGGAACTCAAGCCGTTCGAGCGGCTGATCATCAACGGCGCGCTGCTGCGCAACGGCGACCGCCGCTCGACCTTCCTGATCGAGACGCAGTGCAAGTTCCTGCGCGAGAGCGAGATCATCACGGAGAGCGAGGCCGACACGGCCTGCAAGCGTCTCCACCTGACGCTGACGGTCATCTACCTCGCCGACGACCCCACACAGAGCATCGACCTGTTCTTCCGGCAAGCCACCGACCTGCTCGGGCTGGCGCCGGCCGCGGCCGGGCAGATCGCCGCGATCGCGCAGGCCGTCGAGGCCGGCGAGTATTACCGATCGCTCAAGCTGAGCCGCAAGCTCGTCGAGTGGGAGGCCGCCGGCTCGGCATCGCAGGCCGTCGTGCCGGACCAGGCGGCCGCTCCCTGA
- a CDS encoding SDR family NAD(P)-dependent oxidoreductase, translated as MAAQPDQRARYPSLAGKRVLVTGGASGIGAGLVEAFVGQGARVLFCDIADDAARAVVARLGPGAAHAPLYRRCDLTDVDAVRALVAEADAALGGLDVLINNAGNDDRHALADVTPAYWDDRMAVNLRHLFFAAQAAVPAMQRAGGGVILNFGSISWHLGLREMPLYQTAKAAIEGMTRALARDLGRDNIRVATVVPGNVQTPRQERWYTPEGEAEIVAAQCLDGRIQPADVAALVLFLASDDARMCTGHPYFIDAGWR; from the coding sequence ATGGCGGCGCAGCCGGATCAGCGCGCGCGGTATCCGAGCCTCGCCGGCAAGCGCGTCCTCGTGACCGGCGGCGCCTCGGGCATCGGCGCGGGGCTGGTCGAGGCCTTCGTCGGGCAGGGGGCCCGCGTCCTGTTCTGCGATATCGCGGACGATGCGGCCCGCGCCGTGGTGGCCCGTCTCGGGCCCGGCGCCGCGCACGCCCCGCTCTACCGGCGCTGCGACCTGACCGATGTCGACGCGGTCCGCGCGCTGGTCGCCGAGGCCGACGCGGCCCTGGGCGGGCTCGACGTCCTGATCAACAATGCCGGCAACGACGACCGCCACGCCCTCGCGGACGTGACGCCCGCCTACTGGGACGACCGGATGGCGGTGAACCTGCGCCACCTGTTCTTCGCCGCCCAGGCGGCGGTCCCGGCCATGCAGCGCGCCGGCGGCGGCGTGATCCTCAACTTCGGATCGATCAGCTGGCATCTCGGGCTCAGGGAGATGCCGCTCTACCAGACCGCCAAGGCGGCGATCGAGGGGATGACACGCGCCCTGGCCCGCGACCTCGGTCGCGACAACATCCGGGTGGCGACGGTCGTGCCCGGCAACGTTCAGACGCCCCGCCAGGAGCGATGGTACACGCCGGAGGGCGAGGCGGAGATCGTCGCCGCGCAATGCCTCGACGGGCGGATCCAGCCGGCCGACGTCGCCGCGCTGGTCCTGTTCCTGGCCTCGGACGACGCGCGCATGTGCACCGGCCACCCGTACTTCATCGACGCGGGCTGGCGCTGA
- the moaD gene encoding molybdopterin converting factor subunit 1: MKLVYFAWVRERIGRSEEELAPPPEVATVADLVGWLRGRGEEYAYAFEDPGVVRAAIDRAHVKPDAPIAGAREIAFFPPMTGG; this comes from the coding sequence ATGAAGCTCGTCTATTTCGCCTGGGTCCGCGAGCGGATCGGCCGCTCCGAGGAGGAGCTGGCGCCGCCGCCGGAGGTCGCCACCGTCGCCGATCTGGTCGGGTGGCTCCGCGGCCGCGGCGAGGAGTACGCCTACGCCTTCGAGGATCCGGGCGTCGTCCGCGCCGCGATCGACCGGGCCCATGTCAAGCCGGACGCGCCGATCGCGGGTGCCCGCGAGATCGCCTTCTTCCCGCCGATGACGGGCGGCTGA
- the pgsA gene encoding CDP-diacylglycerol--glycerol-3-phosphate 3-phosphatidyltransferase, whose translation MNAVLPRRRSPAWTLANCLTYGRLVAVPVMVALLFWPESHTARWTALGVFVAAAITDYLDGYVARTYHQSSALGRMLDPIADKLLVSACLLMLAADHTIVGSNIWAAIVILCREVLVSGLREYLAELKVGVPVSRIAKWKTTVQLLALGFLVAGPAGETVLPGTEAIGLTLLWLAAALTLWTGWDYMRAGIKHVIDDPR comes from the coding sequence ATGAACGCCGTCCTTCCCCGACGACGGTCGCCGGCCTGGACGCTCGCGAATTGCCTGACCTACGGGCGCCTCGTTGCCGTGCCGGTGATGGTCGCGCTGCTGTTCTGGCCCGAATCCCACACGGCGCGGTGGACGGCGCTGGGGGTGTTCGTCGCGGCCGCGATCACCGACTATCTCGACGGCTACGTCGCCCGCACCTACCACCAGAGCTCGGCGCTCGGCCGGATGCTCGATCCGATCGCCGACAAGCTCCTCGTCTCGGCCTGCCTGCTGATGCTGGCGGCGGACCACACCATCGTCGGCTCGAACATCTGGGCGGCGATCGTGATCCTGTGCCGCGAGGTGCTGGTCTCCGGCCTGCGCGAGTATCTGGCGGAGCTGAAGGTCGGCGTGCCGGTCAGTCGGATCGCCAAGTGGAAGACCACCGTGCAGCTCCTGGCGCTCGGCTTCCTGGTGGCCGGCCCGGCGGGCGAGACGGTGCTCCCGGGAACCGAGGCGATCGGCCTGACGCTCCTGTGGCTCGCCGCCGCGCTCACGCTGTGGACCGGCTGGGACTACATGCGGGCCGGGATCAAGCACGTCATCGACGATCCGCGCTGA
- the uvrC gene encoding excinuclease ABC subunit UvrC produces the protein MSRRALSDLPPDTFDDGRDAERDETVDEPEAELPDTETPEIDFDFEPGAVQAGTEVIRRFWSTLPSSPGVYRMFDHRGDVLYVGKAKNLKARVGSYARGQAHSNRIARMISQTAAMEFVTTATETEALLLEANLIKQLKPRFNVLMRDDKSFPYILVTDDGPAPQIVKHRGARRRKGNYYGPFASVWAVNRTVNALQRAFLLRTCTDSYYENRTRPCLLYQIKRCSGPCTNEIGPEDYAAMADSARAFLAGKSNAVKDRMRAEMQAASEAMEFERAARFRDRIAALSAIQGVQGVNTQGVEEADVFALDEQAGQFCIEVFFFRNFQNWGNRAYFPKADRTMTPDEVLGSFIGQFYDDKPAPRTVLTSHAIEDAELVAAALSSRVEYRVEIHRPSRGERKNLVDYAQRNAKEALARRLADTASQGKLLAALGQAFGLDGAPRRIEVYDNSHIMGTNAVGGMIVAGPTGFMKAHYRTFNIKSEDLTPGDDYGMMREVLQRRFKRLVKEAPRTEREAAASAGEGDVPEPVPAPAEESDAFPAWPDLVLIDGGKGQLEAARAALEEVGVAGVPLVGVAKGRDRDAGRETFFVPGRPPFKLPPRDPTLYFVQRLRDEAHRFAIGSHRAKRKREMVKNPLDEIAGIGPSRKRALLHHFGTVKAIQRAAFEDLARTPGVNAATARAVYDFFHAGA, from the coding sequence ATGAGCCGCAGAGCCCTCTCAGACCTGCCCCCCGACACCTTCGACGACGGCCGCGACGCCGAGCGGGACGAGACCGTCGACGAGCCGGAAGCCGAACTCCCCGACACGGAGACGCCGGAGATCGACTTCGATTTCGAGCCGGGCGCCGTCCAGGCTGGCACGGAGGTGATCCGCCGGTTCTGGTCGACCCTGCCGTCGTCGCCCGGCGTCTACCGGATGTTCGACCATCGCGGCGACGTCCTCTACGTCGGCAAGGCCAAGAACCTGAAAGCGCGGGTCGGCTCGTACGCGCGGGGCCAGGCGCACTCGAACCGCATCGCCCGGATGATCTCGCAGACGGCGGCGATGGAGTTCGTCACCACCGCGACCGAGACCGAGGCGCTCCTCCTCGAGGCCAACCTCATCAAGCAGCTGAAGCCCCGCTTCAACGTGCTGATGCGGGACGACAAGTCGTTCCCCTACATCCTGGTCACCGACGACGGCCCCGCCCCGCAGATCGTCAAGCACCGGGGGGCCCGGCGCCGGAAGGGCAACTATTACGGCCCCTTCGCCAGCGTCTGGGCGGTGAACCGGACGGTGAACGCGCTGCAGCGCGCCTTCCTGCTGCGCACCTGCACCGACAGCTACTACGAGAACCGCACCCGGCCCTGCCTGCTCTACCAGATCAAGCGCTGCTCCGGCCCTTGCACGAACGAGATCGGGCCCGAGGACTACGCCGCGATGGCGGATTCCGCGCGGGCGTTCCTCGCGGGCAAGTCGAACGCCGTGAAGGACCGCATGCGCGCCGAGATGCAGGCGGCGTCCGAGGCGATGGAGTTCGAGCGTGCCGCCCGGTTCCGCGACCGCATCGCAGCCCTGTCGGCGATCCAGGGGGTGCAGGGGGTCAACACCCAGGGTGTGGAAGAGGCGGATGTGTTCGCCCTCGACGAGCAGGCCGGCCAGTTCTGCATCGAGGTGTTCTTCTTCCGGAACTTCCAGAACTGGGGCAACCGCGCCTATTTCCCGAAGGCCGACCGGACCATGACGCCCGACGAGGTGCTGGGCTCGTTCATCGGCCAGTTCTACGACGACAAGCCCGCGCCCCGGACGGTGCTGACGAGCCACGCGATCGAGGACGCGGAGCTGGTGGCGGCGGCCCTGTCGAGCCGGGTGGAGTACCGCGTCGAGATCCACCGGCCGAGCCGCGGCGAGCGGAAGAACCTCGTCGACTACGCCCAGCGCAACGCCAAGGAGGCGCTGGCCCGGCGCCTCGCCGACACGGCCTCGCAGGGCAAGCTGCTCGCGGCGCTCGGCCAGGCCTTCGGGCTCGACGGCGCACCCCGCCGGATCGAGGTCTACGACAACTCGCACATCATGGGCACGAACGCGGTCGGCGGCATGATCGTCGCCGGCCCGACGGGCTTCATGAAGGCGCATTACCGCACGTTCAACATCAAGTCCGAGGATCTCACGCCCGGCGACGATTACGGCATGATGCGCGAGGTGCTGCAGCGGCGCTTCAAGCGGCTCGTGAAAGAGGCGCCGCGCACCGAGCGCGAGGCGGCCGCGTCCGCGGGCGAGGGCGACGTGCCGGAGCCGGTGCCCGCGCCGGCGGAGGAGAGCGATGCGTTCCCGGCCTGGCCGGATCTCGTGCTGATCGACGGCGGCAAGGGCCAGCTCGAGGCCGCGCGGGCGGCGCTGGAGGAGGTCGGCGTGGCGGGCGTTCCCCTGGTCGGCGTCGCCAAGGGCCGCGACCGCGATGCCGGCCGCGAGACGTTTTTCGTGCCCGGCCGCCCCCCCTTCAAGCTTCCGCCGCGCGACCCGACGCTCTACTTCGTGCAGCGGCTCCGCGACGAGGCGCACCGCTTCGCCATCGGCAGCCATCGGGCCAAGCGGAAGCGAGAGATGGTGAAGAATCCCTTGGACGAGATCGCCGGCATCGGCCCGAGCCGCAAGCGCGCGCTCCTGCACCATTTCGGGACCGTGAAGGCGATCCAGCGCGCCGCCTTCGAGGATCTGGCCAGGACCCCGGGCGTGAACGCCGCCACAGCGCGGGCGGTCTACGACTTCTTCCATGCCGGCGCCTGA
- a CDS encoding protein phosphatase CheZ has product MTQKRYRIEDSLGLPAAPPPGPGASASSERLEEIFNAIQDLRRVTQMSASETIESCRRELHEALAMRTELDVMKEAITRTKSELATLHRTENTGKGMRRAADELDAVVDSTERATTQLLGAVEEIESHAGMLNAATLPPGMKPHVDVILERVITAYEACNFQDLTGQRITKIVGVMKFIEEHLDRLIATWSELDSFKELITVMPVPTSLDDESSLLNGPKLDHDVGHVDQSDIDSLFD; this is encoded by the coding sequence ATGACCCAGAAGCGCTATCGCATCGAAGACAGTCTCGGGCTTCCCGCGGCTCCCCCTCCCGGGCCGGGGGCGTCCGCCTCGAGCGAGCGCCTGGAGGAGATCTTCAACGCCATCCAGGACTTGCGCCGCGTCACGCAGATGAGCGCGAGCGAGACCATCGAGTCGTGCCGGCGCGAGCTGCACGAGGCGCTGGCGATGCGCACCGAACTCGACGTGATGAAGGAGGCGATCACCCGCACCAAGTCGGAGCTGGCGACGCTTCACCGGACCGAGAATACCGGCAAGGGCATGCGCCGGGCGGCCGACGAGCTCGACGCGGTGGTCGACTCCACGGAGCGCGCCACCACGCAGCTCCTCGGCGCGGTCGAGGAGATCGAGAGCCACGCCGGCATGCTCAACGCCGCGACGCTGCCGCCCGGCATGAAGCCGCACGTCGACGTGATCCTCGAGCGCGTGATCACCGCCTACGAGGCCTGCAACTTCCAGGACCTGACCGGCCAGCGGATCACCAAGATCGTCGGCGTGATGAAGTTCATCGAGGAGCATCTCGACCGGCTGATCGCCACGTGGTCGGAGCTCGACAGCTTCAAGGAACTCATCACCGTCATGCCGGTGCCGACCTCCCTGGACGACGAGAGCTCGCTCCTCAACGGGCCGAAGCTCGACCACGACGTCGGTCACGTGGATCAGAGCGACATCGACTCGCTGTTCGACTGA
- a CDS encoding L,D-transpeptidase, producing the protein MRRSVRLGMGVAAAAFVLCGPARAQQARYAEGGYGGGLIEYLVTGSAGGAGRGWPQRAAPQQRVAAYSGELVPVEPEPAQAYGQAYGQAYGQPYSAPQPYGAPPAAASGAPQADPGRIGRAVPPEYQRQEVAFAGRQKPGTIVIDTAGKHLYLVQAGQRALRYGIGVGRPGFAWSGLKTVSRKAEWPDWTPPAEMLARRPDLPRHMAGGPENPLGARALYLGSSLYRIHGTNEPNTIGQSVSSGCIRMMNDDVIDLYDRVPVGTRVEVL; encoded by the coding sequence ATGCGGCGTTCAGTCCGTCTGGGAATGGGGGTGGCTGCGGCCGCGTTCGTGCTGTGCGGCCCCGCCCGGGCGCAGCAGGCGCGCTACGCCGAGGGCGGCTACGGCGGCGGCCTCATCGAGTACCTCGTCACCGGCAGCGCCGGCGGCGCCGGGCGCGGCTGGCCGCAGCGCGCCGCGCCGCAGCAGCGGGTCGCCGCCTATTCCGGCGAGCTGGTGCCGGTCGAGCCGGAGCCTGCCCAAGCTTACGGGCAGGCGTACGGGCAGGCGTACGGGCAGCCCTACAGTGCCCCGCAGCCCTACGGCGCGCCGCCCGCGGCCGCCTCCGGTGCGCCCCAGGCGGATCCGGGGCGGATCGGCCGCGCAGTCCCGCCCGAGTATCAGCGCCAGGAAGTCGCCTTCGCGGGGCGGCAGAAGCCCGGCACGATCGTGATCGACACCGCCGGCAAGCATCTCTACCTCGTGCAGGCGGGGCAGCGCGCGCTGCGCTACGGGATCGGCGTCGGCCGCCCCGGCTTCGCCTGGAGCGGTCTCAAGACGGTCAGCCGCAAGGCGGAGTGGCCGGACTGGACGCCGCCGGCCGAGATGCTCGCCCGTCGTCCCGATCTGCCGCGCCACATGGCCGGCGGCCCGGAGAACCCGCTGGGCGCCCGCGCCCTCTACCTCGGCTCGTCGCTCTACCGCATCCACGGGACGAACGAGCCCAACACGATCGGGCAGTCGGTCTCGTCGGGCTGCATTCGGATGATGAACGACGACGTCATCGACCTCTACGACCGCGTGCCGGTCGGAACCCGGGTCGAGGTCCTCTGA
- a CDS encoding DUF2076 domain-containing protein: MNSEERDVISGIFQRLEQAQTQPRDAEAERFIADKLRAQPYAPYAMAQLIYVQEEAIKSLNQQLEQARSQAASAQPSGGGGFLSSIFGGGSQQRQEPQPGYGQPRPGGQPWGNQGGAPQGYPQQGYPQQGGYPQQQGGPWGGQPQAPARGGGFMATALPMAAGAAGGMLLGSALSNAFAGGHSSLGSAAAAGLGGGGGETIVNNYYGDGGNQDLGSALDNSGSDLGGFQDAGYSDPGGDFGGDLGGGDDSDWT, from the coding sequence ATGAACAGCGAAGAACGCGACGTCATTTCGGGAATCTTCCAGCGGCTGGAGCAGGCGCAGACCCAGCCCCGCGACGCGGAGGCGGAGCGCTTCATCGCCGACAAGCTCCGCGCGCAGCCCTACGCACCCTACGCGATGGCGCAGCTGATCTACGTGCAGGAAGAGGCGATCAAGAGCCTGAACCAGCAGCTGGAGCAGGCCCGCAGCCAGGCGGCCTCGGCCCAGCCCTCCGGGGGCGGCGGCTTCCTGTCGAGTATCTTCGGCGGCGGCAGCCAGCAGCGCCAGGAGCCGCAGCCCGGCTACGGGCAGCCGCGTCCGGGTGGCCAGCCCTGGGGCAACCAGGGCGGCGCGCCGCAGGGTTACCCGCAGCAAGGCTACCCGCAGCAGGGCGGCTACCCGCAGCAGCAGGGCGGCCCGTGGGGCGGCCAGCCCCAGGCCCCGGCGCGCGGCGGCGGCTTCATGGCGACGGCGCTGCCCATGGCGGCCGGCGCGGCGGGCGGCATGCTCCTCGGCAGCGCCCTGTCGAACGCCTTCGCGGGCGGCCATTCGAGCCTCGGCAGCGCCGCGGCGGCCGGCCTCGGCGGCGGTGGGGGCGAGACCATCGTCAACAACTACTACGGCGACGGCGGCAACCAGGATCTCGGCTCGGCCCTCGACAACAGCGGCAGCGACCTGGGCGGGTTCCAGGACGCCGGCTACAGCGATCCGGGCGGTGATTTCGGCGGCGACCTCGGCGGCGGCGACGACAGCGACTGGACCTGA
- a CDS encoding outer membrane protein, which translates to MKSMLRVTTALAGVAFAGSAFAADLPRRAAPPPVFTPVPVFTWTGAYFGINAGYAFDASDRNTGNTFAVPFPYAAPGTVASFRNRSQDGFSGGGQIGYNWQITPGSGVVIGVEADAQYLDFGRNRNNAFVSGAVAPGYYLTDPRGLSSLDFFGTVRGRLGYAFDRTLVYGTGGFAYGSGSADRSFGGYAGNDSFRTGWAAGGGIEYALPTDSFLNFFRSSAVTLKVEGLYVNLDRNTRNQGAFVINAANNFPVVYSGVGRRDDQFAVVRAGLNYKFGTF; encoded by the coding sequence ATGAAATCCATGCTCCGTGTGACCACGGCCCTCGCGGGCGTCGCCTTCGCCGGCTCGGCCTTCGCGGCCGACCTGCCGCGCCGCGCCGCCCCGCCGCCGGTGTTCACCCCCGTCCCGGTCTTCACCTGGACCGGCGCCTACTTCGGTATCAACGCCGGCTACGCCTTCGACGCCAGCGACCGCAACACCGGCAACACCTTCGCGGTGCCCTTCCCCTACGCCGCCCCCGGCACCGTCGCCTCCTTCCGCAACCGCAGCCAGGACGGCTTCTCCGGCGGTGGCCAGATCGGCTACAACTGGCAGATCACCCCGGGCTCCGGCGTCGTGATCGGCGTCGAGGCCGACGCCCAGTACCTCGACTTCGGCCGCAACCGGAACAACGCCTTCGTCTCCGGCGCCGTCGCCCCCGGCTACTACCTCACCGACCCGCGCGGCCTCTCCAGCCTCGACTTCTTCGGCACCGTGCGCGGCCGCCTCGGCTACGCCTTCGACCGCACCCTCGTGTACGGCACCGGCGGCTTCGCCTACGGCTCGGGCAGCGCCGACCGCTCCTTCGGCGGCTACGCCGGCAACGACAGCTTCCGCACCGGCTGGGCCGCCGGCGGCGGCATCGAGTACGCCCTGCCCACCGACTCGTTCCTGAACTTCTTCCGCTCCTCGGCCGTGACGCTGAAGGTCGAAGGCCTGTACGTGAACCTCGACCGCAACACCCGCAACCAGGGCGCGTTCGTCATCAACGCCGCCAACAACTTCCCGGTCGTCTACAGCGGCGTCGGTCGCCGCGACGACCAGTTCGCCGTCGTCCGCGCCGGTCTGAACTACAAGTTCGGCACGTTCTAG
- the pgeF gene encoding peptidoglycan editing factor PgeF translates to MFIEAPELSAHAGMRHAFFTRVGGVSEGLYASLNGGLGSQDAPERVAENRARMCARLGLPPDRLVSLYQVHSAEVVTVEAPFAAERPKADAMVTRVPGLALGIATADCGPILFADPENGVVGAAHAGWKGALTGVIGATVSAMEALGARRSRIVAVLGPTIGQASYEVGPDFVARFRSDAPGMERFLGPGTRPGHAQFDLPGFILARLEEAEIGEATALNLCTYADPERFYSYRRTTHRGEADYGRLISAIALVP, encoded by the coding sequence ATGTTCATCGAGGCGCCGGAACTCTCCGCCCACGCGGGCATGCGCCACGCCTTCTTCACCCGCGTCGGCGGGGTCTCGGAGGGCCTGTACGCGTCGCTCAACGGCGGCCTCGGCTCGCAGGACGCGCCGGAGCGCGTCGCCGAGAACCGGGCGCGGATGTGCGCGCGGCTCGGCCTGCCGCCGGACCGGCTCGTGAGCCTGTATCAGGTCCATTCGGCCGAGGTGGTCACCGTCGAGGCGCCCTTCGCGGCGGAGCGGCCGAAGGCCGACGCCATGGTGACGCGGGTACCGGGCTTGGCGCTCGGCATCGCCACCGCGGATTGCGGGCCGATCCTGTTCGCGGACCCCGAGAACGGCGTCGTCGGCGCAGCCCATGCCGGCTGGAAGGGGGCGCTCACCGGCGTGATCGGCGCGACCGTGTCGGCGATGGAGGCGCTCGGGGCGCGGCGGAGCCGGATCGTCGCCGTCCTGGGACCGACGATCGGGCAGGCCTCCTACGAGGTCGGCCCGGACTTCGTCGCGCGGTTCCGGAGCGACGCCCCCGGCATGGAGCGCTTCCTCGGCCCCGGCACGCGGCCCGGACACGCGCAGTTCGACCTCCCGGGCTTCATCCTGGCCCGGCTGGAAGAGGCCGAGATCGGTGAGGCTACCGCCCTGAACCTCTGCACCTACGCGGATCCCGAGCGGTTCTACAGCTACCGGCGGACCACCCATCGCGGCGAGGCGGATTACGGCCGTCTCATCTCCGCGATCGCGCTCGTCCCCTGA
- a CDS encoding class I SAM-dependent methyltransferase, giving the protein MTPLGAEIAALIRQNGPIGVDRYMALCLGHPVHGYYRTRDPLGAQGDFTTAPEISQMFGELLGAWTAYVRGSIGAPDPLLLVELGPGRGTLMADALRALRAALPGVRVAPHLVETSPVLRAAQARALSGTGAVWHDSVDTLPEGPTIILANEFFDCLPVRQFERRPSGWHERQIGLDSAGGLAFGLSPEPVPGLVADGPDGALMSVPAAGLALIRALARRLVSGGGALLVVDYGHVRPGFGDTLQALAGHRFADPLAEPGEADLTHHVDFAALAQAARAEGAAIHGPVDQGDFLAALGLGARAERLRARANPAQVTAIDAAVTRLTDPGRGGMGRLFKVLAVSGPSLGPLPGFPAP; this is encoded by the coding sequence GTGACACCGCTCGGAGCCGAGATCGCGGCGCTGATCCGCCAGAACGGGCCGATCGGTGTCGACCGCTACATGGCCCTCTGCCTCGGGCACCCGGTCCACGGCTACTACCGCACCCGCGATCCCCTGGGCGCCCAGGGCGACTTCACCACCGCGCCCGAGATCAGCCAGATGTTCGGCGAGCTGCTCGGTGCCTGGACAGCCTACGTCCGCGGCTCGATCGGGGCGCCGGATCCGCTCCTCCTGGTGGAGCTGGGGCCCGGCCGCGGCACGCTGATGGCGGACGCGCTGCGCGCCTTGCGGGCGGCGCTCCCCGGGGTGCGCGTGGCACCGCACCTCGTCGAGACGAGCCCGGTGCTGCGGGCCGCGCAGGCCCGCGCCCTCTCCGGGACCGGCGCCGTGTGGCACGACAGCGTCGATACGCTGCCCGAGGGGCCCACGATCATCCTGGCCAACGAGTTCTTCGACTGTCTGCCGGTGCGCCAGTTCGAGCGCCGGCCGTCGGGCTGGCACGAGCGGCAGATCGGCCTCGATTCGGCGGGCGGTCTCGCCTTCGGCCTGTCGCCGGAGCCGGTCCCGGGCCTCGTGGCGGACGGCCCGGACGGCGCGCTGATGAGCGTGCCGGCGGCCGGCCTCGCGCTGATCCGCGCGCTGGCCCGACGGCTGGTTTCCGGTGGCGGCGCCCTGCTGGTCGTCGATTACGGCCATGTCCGCCCGGGCTTCGGCGACACCCTCCAGGCGCTGGCAGGACATCGTTTCGCCGACCCGCTGGCGGAGCCCGGCGAGGCGGATCTGACGCATCACGTCGATTTCGCCGCCCTCGCCCAGGCGGCCCGGGCCGAGGGCGCAGCGATCCACGGTCCGGTCGATCAGGGTGACTTCCTGGCGGCGCTCGGCCTCGGCGCCCGTGCCGAGCGGCTGAGGGCACGGGCCAATCCGGCGCAGGTCACCGCGATCGATGCGGCCGTCACCCGCCTGACCGATCCGGGCCGGGGCGGCATGGGCAGACTGTTCAAGGTGCTGGCGGTGAGCGGCCCGTCCCTCGGGCCGCTCCCGGGATTTCCGGCGCCCTGA